A genomic window from Streptomyces brevispora includes:
- a CDS encoding carbohydrate ABC transporter permease yields the protein MAVHTSQSVAKAAGDDIVARGRSRGTGNPQPPSRLRRALSTHWYAWTMVAPVVIVIGVIIGYPLVRGIYLSLTDANERNVARSIGVNHIPATYKFVGLDNYADALTGDQFLGTLGWTLVWTVSCVAITFSLGMALANILNRRIAGRSAYRMALILPWAIPGFVSVFAWRFLYNEDRGLLNKILSGAGIDGIPWLNDPTWAKLSVIAVNVWLGVPFMMVALLGGLQSIPSEHYEAAEMDGATAWQRFRHITLPGLRPVSTTVILLSTIWTFNMFPVIFLLTGGGPGDATQILVTQAYKFSFEISPRDFAQSSTWGVLILVLLLIFAAIYRRVLRTQGDDW from the coding sequence ATGGCTGTCCACACCAGCCAGTCGGTGGCGAAGGCCGCGGGCGACGACATCGTCGCCCGCGGCCGGAGCCGCGGTACTGGTAACCCCCAGCCCCCGAGCAGGCTCCGGCGGGCTCTGTCGACCCACTGGTACGCCTGGACCATGGTCGCCCCGGTCGTCATCGTGATCGGCGTCATCATCGGGTACCCGCTGGTCCGCGGCATCTACCTGTCACTGACCGACGCCAACGAGCGCAACGTCGCACGGTCCATCGGCGTCAACCACATCCCCGCGACGTACAAGTTCGTGGGTCTGGACAACTACGCCGACGCCCTCACCGGCGATCAGTTCCTCGGCACGCTCGGCTGGACCCTGGTGTGGACGGTCTCCTGTGTGGCCATCACCTTCAGTCTCGGGATGGCCCTCGCCAACATCCTCAACCGCCGGATCGCCGGGCGTTCCGCGTACCGGATGGCGCTCATCCTGCCCTGGGCCATCCCCGGCTTCGTCTCCGTCTTCGCCTGGCGTTTCCTCTACAACGAGGACCGCGGGCTGCTCAACAAGATCCTCTCCGGCGCCGGGATCGACGGCATCCCCTGGCTGAACGACCCCACCTGGGCGAAGCTCTCGGTCATCGCCGTCAACGTGTGGCTCGGAGTGCCGTTCATGATGGTCGCCCTCCTCGGCGGGCTCCAGTCCATCCCCAGCGAGCACTACGAGGCCGCCGAGATGGACGGCGCCACCGCCTGGCAGCGCTTCCGCCACATCACGCTGCCCGGACTGCGGCCGGTCTCCACGACCGTGATCCTGCTCTCCACCATCTGGACCTTCAACATGTTCCCGGTGATCTTCCTGCTCACAGGCGGCGGGCCCGGCGACGCCACCCAGATCCTGGTGACGCAGGCGTACAAGTTCTCCTTCGAGATCAGTCCGCGCGACTTCGCGCAGTCCTCCACCTGGGGCGTGCTGATCCTCGTACTCCTGCTGATCTTCGCCGCCATCTACCGGCGAGTCCTGCGCACCCAGGGAGACGACTGGTGA
- a CDS encoding extracellular solute-binding protein translates to MRRGITATALVAALALAATACGSDDDKSNDASKSSGELSGTVTWWDTSTAGSEDKVFKKIAEGFEKKHPKVDVKYVNVPFGEAQNKFKNAAQSGSGAPDVIRSEVAWTPEFADLGYLAPLDGTPALQKADDFLKQAAASTKYKDKTYAVPQVIDSMGIFYNKKIFKAAGVEVPKTVAELKTVSKKIKDKTGNPGFYLRGDDAYWFLSFLYGEGGDMVDASSQSVTIDNPAGVKAMKVVKDLVDSGAAKTDATDGWENMQSSFKDGKVAMMINGPWAVADTYAGKEFKDKTNLGVAPVPAGSVAQGAPQGGHNLAVYAGSKNLDASYAFVDYMTSVKTQAQVTKELNLLPTRTSAYAQESVVDNEIVGFFKPVVESAVERPWIPETGSLFAPLVTEYTKVLTGQTTPEKAAKTTGDSYRKLLKGWK, encoded by the coding sequence ATGCGACGTGGCATAACGGCCACCGCCCTGGTTGCGGCCCTGGCGCTCGCGGCGACCGCCTGCGGCAGCGATGACGACAAGTCCAACGACGCCAGCAAGAGCTCGGGCGAGCTCTCGGGCACCGTGACGTGGTGGGACACCTCCACCGCGGGCAGCGAGGACAAGGTCTTCAAGAAGATCGCCGAAGGCTTCGAGAAGAAGCACCCGAAGGTCGACGTCAAGTACGTCAACGTTCCCTTCGGCGAGGCGCAGAACAAGTTCAAGAACGCTGCGCAGTCCGGCTCCGGCGCCCCCGACGTGATCCGCTCCGAGGTCGCGTGGACGCCCGAGTTCGCCGACCTCGGCTACCTCGCCCCGCTGGACGGCACCCCCGCCCTCCAGAAGGCGGACGACTTCCTGAAGCAGGCCGCCGCGTCCACCAAGTACAAGGACAAGACGTACGCGGTGCCGCAGGTCATCGACTCCATGGGCATCTTCTACAACAAGAAGATCTTCAAGGCCGCCGGCGTCGAGGTCCCCAAGACCGTCGCCGAGCTGAAGACCGTCTCCAAGAAGATCAAGGACAAGACCGGCAACCCCGGCTTCTACCTGCGCGGCGACGACGCGTACTGGTTCCTGTCCTTCCTGTACGGCGAGGGCGGCGACATGGTCGACGCCTCCAGCCAGTCCGTCACCATCGACAACCCGGCCGGCGTCAAGGCGATGAAGGTCGTCAAGGACCTCGTCGACTCGGGCGCCGCCAAGACCGACGCGACGGACGGCTGGGAGAACATGCAGTCGTCCTTCAAGGACGGCAAGGTCGCGATGATGATCAACGGCCCGTGGGCCGTCGCCGACACCTACGCCGGCAAGGAGTTCAAGGACAAGACCAACCTGGGCGTCGCCCCGGTCCCGGCCGGCTCCGTCGCGCAGGGTGCCCCGCAGGGCGGTCACAACCTGGCCGTCTACGCCGGTTCCAAGAACCTCGACGCCTCCTACGCGTTCGTCGACTACATGACCTCCGTCAAGACCCAGGCCCAGGTCACCAAGGAGCTCAACCTCCTGCCGACCCGCACCTCGGCCTACGCGCAGGAGAGCGTCGTCGACAACGAGATCGTCGGCTTCTTCAAGCCGGTCGTCGAGAGCGCCGTCGAGCGCCCCTGGATCCCGGAGACCGGCAGCCTGTTCGCGCCGCTCGTCACCGAGTACACCAAGGTCCTCACCGGACAGACCACGCCGGAGAAGGCTGCCAAGACGACCGGCGACTCCTACCGCAAGCTCCTCAAGGGCTGGAAGTAA
- a CDS encoding LacI family DNA-binding transcriptional regulator gives MTARLADIATQAGVSEATVSRVLNGKPGVAAATRESVLAALDVLGYERPVRLRRRSAGLVGLITPELENPIFPALAQVIGQALTRQGYTPVLATQTPGGSTEDELTEMLVDRGVSGIIFVSGLHADTSADMQRYEQLRAQGVPFVLVNGFSPKVQAPFISPDDRAAMRLAVTHLVSLGHTRIGLAVGPKRFVPVVRKIEGFHATMQEQLNLTPDEVEELIQHSLYTLEGGQAAASALMERGCTAVVCASDMMALGAIRAARRLSRDVPRDLSVVGYDDSPLIAFTDPPLTTIRQPVTAMGQAAVRTLLEEIGGTPAPHSEFVFMPELVVRGSTAAGPGPGAPLGAPPAQGSHAHR, from the coding sequence ATGACCGCACGGCTTGCCGATATCGCAACTCAGGCGGGGGTCAGCGAAGCGACGGTCAGCCGTGTACTGAACGGCAAGCCCGGTGTCGCTGCGGCCACCCGCGAATCAGTCCTTGCGGCACTCGACGTCCTCGGCTACGAACGGCCGGTACGGCTGCGCAGGCGCAGCGCGGGCCTGGTCGGCCTGATCACGCCCGAGCTGGAGAACCCCATCTTCCCGGCGCTCGCCCAGGTCATCGGCCAGGCGCTGACCCGGCAGGGCTACACCCCGGTACTGGCGACCCAGACCCCCGGCGGCTCCACCGAGGACGAGCTGACCGAAATGCTGGTCGACCGCGGCGTCTCGGGAATCATCTTCGTCTCCGGACTGCACGCCGACACCTCGGCCGATATGCAGCGCTACGAGCAACTGCGCGCCCAGGGTGTCCCCTTCGTACTGGTTAACGGTTTCTCGCCCAAGGTGCAGGCGCCGTTCATCTCACCGGACGACCGGGCGGCGATGCGGCTGGCGGTGACGCATCTGGTGTCGCTGGGCCACACCCGGATCGGACTGGCGGTCGGCCCGAAGCGGTTCGTCCCGGTGGTCCGCAAGATCGAGGGCTTCCACGCCACGATGCAGGAGCAGTTGAACCTCACCCCGGACGAGGTGGAGGAGCTGATCCAGCACTCTCTGTACACGCTGGAGGGCGGCCAGGCGGCCGCCTCGGCGCTGATGGAGCGGGGCTGCACGGCGGTGGTGTGCGCGAGCGACATGATGGCGCTCGGTGCCATCCGTGCTGCTCGCAGGCTCTCCAGGGACGTGCCGCGCGATCTGTCGGTGGTCGGTTACGACGACTCTCCACTCATAGCGTTCACCGATCCGCCGCTGACCACGATCCGGCAGCCTGTGACGGCGATGGGTCAGGCCGCGGTGCGCACGCTCCTCGAGGAGATCGGCGGCACTCCCGCCCCGCACAGCGAGTTCGTGTTCATGCCCGAGCTGGTCGTGCGCGGCTCGACAGCCGCGGGTCCCGGACCGGGCGCTCCCCTCGGCGCCCCGCCCGCCCAAGGATCCCACGCGCACCGGTAG
- a CDS encoding phosphatase PAP2 family protein, giving the protein MEASPSPIVNEAAPEADTGRHGDVNRMGRLLDHGLAGLRSPRSPRRPRLWFEIALIAVSYWLYSLVRNAVPEQKAAALANADWIWSVERFLGIAVEQSINHAVNSATWLIVSMNYYYATLHFIVTIGVLVWLFRRHPGRYAAARLALFATTATALAGYYFFPLAPPRLMNGGKFIDTVMVHHTWGSMASGNFKNMSNQYAAMPSMHIGWSLWCGLTVFALASTSWVRVLGLLYPTATLLVIVSTANHFWLDAVGGMTCLAFGYAVSYAWYGALPHHLPRRIPPKATISPRLSALAVHRAKAAAGRN; this is encoded by the coding sequence ATGGAGGCCAGCCCGTCACCCATCGTGAACGAGGCGGCTCCCGAGGCGGACACGGGACGACACGGCGACGTGAACCGGATGGGTCGACTGCTCGACCACGGCCTGGCGGGACTGCGCTCCCCGCGGTCCCCTCGAAGGCCACGCCTCTGGTTCGAAATCGCGCTGATCGCGGTCAGTTACTGGCTGTACTCACTGGTGCGCAACGCCGTCCCCGAGCAGAAGGCGGCGGCCCTGGCCAACGCCGACTGGATCTGGTCGGTCGAACGGTTCCTGGGCATTGCCGTGGAGCAGTCGATCAACCACGCGGTGAACTCCGCGACATGGCTGATCGTGTCGATGAACTACTACTACGCGACACTGCACTTCATCGTGACCATCGGCGTGCTCGTGTGGCTGTTCCGCCGCCACCCCGGCCGCTACGCGGCGGCCCGTCTGGCCCTGTTCGCGACCACGGCGACCGCACTGGCCGGCTACTACTTCTTCCCGCTGGCGCCGCCCCGGCTGATGAACGGGGGTAAGTTCATCGACACGGTCATGGTCCACCACACCTGGGGTTCGATGGCTTCGGGCAACTTCAAGAACATGTCGAACCAGTACGCGGCGATGCCGTCGATGCACATCGGCTGGTCGCTCTGGTGCGGCCTGACCGTCTTCGCCCTGGCCTCCACCTCCTGGGTACGGGTCCTGGGTCTGCTCTACCCGACGGCCACCCTGCTCGTGATCGTGTCGACCGCGAACCACTTCTGGCTGGACGCGGTGGGCGGCATGACCTGTCTGGCCTTCGGCTACGCGGTGTCGTACGCCTGGTACGGAGCACTGCCGCACCATCTGCCGAGACGGATCCCCCCGAAGGCGACCATCAGCCCACGGCTGTCGGCACTCGCGGTCCACCGGGCGAAGGCGGCGGCGGGCCGGAACTAA